In the genome of Taurinivorans muris, one region contains:
- a CDS encoding helix-turn-helix domain-containing protein: MLVTLLTKIFGNNIRKRRKGLYLTRVELAERLGIGQQSLSRIERGVTAPKFERLEEIEDVLQCSVSALFHAEPCEKGGIDRIIRENLQGLQEKEQKIILKLIAEVSVVLKEGTKRTKNNF, from the coding sequence ATGCTTGTAACTCTTTTAACAAAGATTTTTGGCAATAATATACGTAAAAGGCGTAAGGGATTGTATTTGACGCGGGTTGAGCTCGCGGAGCGGTTAGGCATAGGGCAGCAATCGTTGTCACGTATCGAGAGAGGGGTAACGGCTCCTAAGTTTGAACGTTTGGAAGAGATCGAGGATGTTTTGCAGTGTTCCGTTTCCGCCCTTTTTCATGCCGAACCATGTGAAAAAGGCGGGATTGACCGGATTATCAGGGAAAATTTGCAGGGTTTGCAGGAAAAGGAACAAAAAATTATTTTAAAGCTTATTGCGGAAGTTTCCGTTGTTCTTAAAGAAGGAACAAAACGGACAAAAAATAATTTTTAG